In Topomyia yanbarensis strain Yona2022 chromosome 2, ASM3024719v1, whole genome shotgun sequence, one DNA window encodes the following:
- the LOC131678929 gene encoding uncharacterized protein LOC131678929, translating to MNNDFAKRLLNLNLIDKKSAAQLTTYNAVCPRIYGQPKAHKDGLPLRPVVPNMTAPSYNLSKFVGQIINNSITSQYNIKDSYSFCDFINSITLPPGYVLVSLDVTALFTSIPKSLVIHDIIIRWNEIKSNTNINLDLFLEIVEFCIDSSYFKYDNKHYLQIFGTAMGNPLSPALADLIMETLLDTVTRTLNCKPAFIKKFVDDLLLAIPMDQLNHVLQTFNSYNEHIQFTYETEVDKKIPFLDLLLIRTDTQTIKSEWYIKPIASGRFLDYYSFHPLHQKLNMAQNFIQKVTHLSTNLQANEKSQIIHQQLSLNNYPRNLRNRLINRMHERNHSNILIPPANEETLQYTYRSIAYIPHLSNKIDKHLKNDYKNIRLAHHNTRTVRHLFTKLKDPVPDDQQNNIIYSIPCESCPACYIGMTTNKLKTRIYGHQTHYNALDKYKQLGLTATDPEIVALKEKTALLEHSIAQDHRFDLKNTKIIDKHNKKHALPFIEVCHIITNENSINRRTDTEGLNTIYAGIIHSLKNQNKRSIYDNNCQNTTMTPHTHTHT from the coding sequence ATGAACAATGACTTTGCAAAACGCctcctaaacctaaacctcatTGACAAGAAATCAGCAGCGCAACTAACAACATACAATGCAGTATGCCCGAGGATATACGGTCAACCCAAGGCCCATAAAGATGGGCTCCCTCTTAGACCGGTTGTACCAAATATGACAGCTCCTTCCTACAACTTGTCCAAATTTGTAGGACAAATCATTAACAACTCTATCACCAGTCAATACAACATCAAGGACTCATACTCTTTCTGTGACTTTATCAACTCTATAACCCTTCCACCCGGATATGTGCTCGTCTCACTAGACGTTACCGCTCTCTTTACATCAATCCCTAAGTCGTTAGTGATACACGACATCATCATAAGATGGAATGAGATCAAGTCTAACACAAACATAAATCTGGACTTATTTCTAGAAATTGTAGAGTTTTGCATCGACTCAAGCTACTTCAAATACGACAACAAACATTACCTACAGATTTTTGGAACAGCGATGGGAAACCCACTCTCGCCAGCATTAGCCGACTTGATTATGGAAACACTACTAGATACAGTAACCAGAACTCTCAATTGCAAACCAGCCTTCATTAAAAAATTCGTCGACGACCTACTTCTAGCCATACCAATGGATCAACTAAACCATGTTCTACAAACATTCAATAGTTACAACGAGCACATCCAGTTCACTTATGAAACTGAAGTAGATAAGAAAATACCCTTTTTGGACTTACTACTAATTCGAACAGACACCCAAACCATCAAAAGTGAATGGTACATAAAACCCATTGCTAGTGGCAGATTCTTGGACTACTACTCGTTCCACCCGCttcatcaaaaactaaatatggccCAAAACTTCATTCAAAAAGTCACCCACTTGTCCACCAATCTACAGGCTAATGAAAAATCACAAATAATACACCAACAGCTGAGTTTAAACAATTATCCAAGAAACCTACGAAACCGACTAATCAACCGAATGCACGAACGGAACCACAGCAACATACTCATCCCACCAGCAAATGAAGAAACCCTGCAATATACTTACCGATCTATAGCATACATACCTCACCTGTCGAACAAAATCGACAAGCACCTGAAAAACGATTACAaaaacatacgactagcacatcaCAACACGAGAACAGTTAGACACTTATTCACAAAGCTAAAGGATCCAGTACCTGACGATCAACAAAACAACATAATATACAGCATTCCATGCGAATCCTGTCCAGCATGTTACATAGGTATGACGACTAACAAATTAAAAACTAGGATCTACGGACATCAAACACACTACAATGCACTGGATAAATACAAACAACTAGGACTCACCGCCACCGACCCAGAAATCGTAGCACTTAAGGAAAAAACTGCCTTGTTAGAACACAGCATCGCCCAGGATCATAGATTCGAcctaaaaaacacaaaaattatagACAAACACAACAAAAAACATGCACTACCGTTCATCGAAGTTTGCCACATCATCACCAATGAAAATAGTATCAACAGACGTACAGACACTGAAGGCTTAAACACAATCTATGCTGGAATTATACATTCTctcaaaaaccaaaacaaacgtAGCATATACGACAATAACTGTCAAAATACGACTATGACaccacacactcacacacatacataa
- the LOC131678931 gene encoding uncharacterized protein LOC131678931 — translation MLKLLSDQKTYLPTKRDPTPRFQKMNNDFAKRLLNLNLIDKKSAAQLTTYNAVCPRIYGQPKAHKDGLPLRPVVPNMTAPSYNLSKFVGQIINNSITSQYNIKDSYSFCDFINSITLPPGYVLVSLDVTALFTSIPKSLVIHDIIIRWNEIKSNTNINLDLFLEIVEFCIDSSYFKYDNKHYLQIFGTAMGNPLSPALADLIMETLLDTVTRTLNCKPAFIKKFVDDLLLAIPMDQLNHVLQTFNSYNEHIQFTYETEVDKKIPFLDLLLIRTDTQTIKSEWYIKPIASGRFLDYYSFHPLHQKLNMAQNFIQKVTHLSTNLQANEKSQIIHQQLSLNNYPRNLRNRLINRMHERNHSNILIPPANEETLQYTYRSIAYIPHLSNKIDKHLKNDYKNIRLAHHNTRTVRHLFTKLKDPVPDDQQNNIIYSIPCESCPACYIGMTTNKLKTRIYGHQTHYNALDKYKQLGLTATDPEIVALKEKTALLEHSIAQDHRFDLKNTKIIDKHNKKHALPFIEVCHIITNENSINRRTDTEGLNTIYAGIIHSLKNQNKRSIYDNNCQNTTMTPHTHTHT, via the coding sequence ATGCTCAAACTACTCAGCGACCAGAAAACATACTTACCCACCAAACGAGATCCCACGCCCCGCTTTCAAAAGATGAACAATGACTTTGCAAAACGCctcctaaacctaaacctcatTGACAAGAAATCAGCAGCGCAACTAACAACATACAATGCAGTATGCCCGAGGATATACGGTCAACCCAAGGCCCATAAAGATGGGCTCCCTCTTAGACCGGTTGTACCAAATATGACAGCTCCTTCCTACAACTTGTCCAAATTTGTAGGACAAATCATTAACAACTCTATCACCAGTCAATACAACATCAAGGACTCATACTCTTTCTGTGACTTTATCAACTCTATAACCCTTCCACCCGGATATGTGCTCGTCTCACTAGACGTTACCGCTCTCTTTACATCAATCCCTAAGTCGTTAGTGATACACGACATCATCATAAGATGGAATGAGATCAAGTCTAACACAAACATAAATCTGGACTTATTTCTAGAAATTGTAGAGTTTTGCATCGACTCAAGCTACTTCAAATACGACAACAAACATTACCTACAGATTTTTGGAACAGCGATGGGAAACCCACTCTCGCCAGCATTAGCCGACTTGATTATGGAAACACTACTAGATACAGTAACCAGAACTCTCAATTGCAAACCAGCCTTCATTAAAAAATTCGTCGACGACCTACTTCTAGCCATACCAATGGATCAACTAAACCATGTTCTACAAACATTCAATAGTTACAACGAGCACATCCAGTTCACTTATGAAACTGAAGTAGATAAGAAAATACCCTTTTTGGACTTACTACTAATTCGAACAGACACCCAAACCATCAAAAGTGAATGGTACATAAAACCCATTGCTAGTGGCAGATTCTTGGACTACTACTCGTTCCACCCGCttcatcaaaaactaaatatggccCAAAACTTCATTCAAAAAGTCACCCACTTGTCCACCAATCTACAGGCTAATGAAAAATCACAAATAATACACCAACAGCTGAGTTTAAACAATTATCCAAGAAACCTACGAAACCGACTAATCAACCGAATGCACGAACGGAACCACAGCAACATACTCATCCCACCAGCAAATGAAGAAACCCTGCAATATACTTACCGATCTATAGCATACATACCTCACCTGTCGAACAAAATCGACAAGCACCTGAAAAACGATTACAaaaacatacgactagcacatcaCAACACGAGAACAGTTAGACACTTATTCACAAAGCTAAAGGATCCAGTACCTGACGATCAACAAAACAACATAATATACAGCATTCCATGCGAATCCTGTCCAGCATGTTACATAGGTATGACGACTAACAAATTAAAAACTAGGATCTACGGACATCAAACACACTACAATGCACTGGATAAATACAAACAACTAGGACTCACCGCCACCGACCCAGAAATCGTAGCACTTAAGGAAAAAACTGCCTTGTTAGAACACAGCATCGCCCAGGATCATAGATTCGAcctaaaaaacacaaaaattatagACAAACACAACAAAAAACATGCACTACCGTTCATCGAAGTTTGCCACATCATCACCAATGAAAATAGTATCAACAGACGTACAGACACTGAAGGCTTAAACACAATCTATGCTGGAATTATACATTCTctcaaaaaccaaaacaaacgtAGCATATACGACAATAACTGTCAAAATACGACTATGACaccacacactcacacacatacataa